TTCTTGTATAAGCAAGAAGTGAGATCAGGAGTATAAGTGATCATCAGGAAGAGAAAATTAAACACAATACTTAGAATGAACAAGAATGGATACACCTATTCAAAGTTCAGACATCCTCAAAGCGGTGGTTTCCTGTTTAGATTGGAATCAACCTCTGCAGAAACAACCACTTCTTCAGAAAGGTAGATTGGAATCAAACTCCACAGAAACAACCACCACTTCACAAAGGAAGAGTCCAAATTCAAACTATTATTCAATGTACCGGATCATGAGTCATACTGGGCGAAAATTTTGAAAAGCTTTAAAGAAGGGACACAAATGAAATACAATACAAGAATTGATTCTAAGTTTTACAGGAAAAAAATGGCCCTAAGTTTTTAGGTATCAAGCAACTCACTTGATAACAAGACATAAACCTTTTCCAGGCAAACCTCTAGGGACTTTAATTACATACGTATTTGGATGTCCATCACTGTTGACacagaaaatttattagttagctctttagtttttaaaaaatacattaaacatctctgaaattttaaaaatctattaattagtctctctgttaattttattattttataaaatttaattctttcaaaattaatatattcgaaaagttattaaaaaaaatattaagtgaataaaaattatgagacataGAGAGTATTAAATACAGGAGAAGGAAAATTTTATGGCCCGAAAAGAGCCAACTTCAAAACATTGGCAAAGAAAGGCTATAAAAGAAACTGTTATAATAAACAGGAAGCTACTTGGAAAGACATGTAAAGGAAAGATGCTCAACAATGTGCTCAACTTTCAAATGCTGTTAGCACCACACATTACATAAGAGCCACTAACATCAAAGACAAAAAGACAACAACTTCTGAGCTGGACATACATCAGATGCAACGGCTGTAAGATTTCAGCAAAAGAGTTCCTCAATTATCTTTAATGCTTAAGCATGCATTACAATGAAGGCAAAAGCCATAAGGGTCCGACGGGAACACAATTAAACCATAAGGCTCATGTTTTTAGAGTGCATAGCTTGTTTCTGTCAAGGAATTCTATTAACTAGATGAACCTCACAGTAGAAAAGCCTCCCCCTGCTCCCCCATGAATAATTTCCACTGATTCATTTTACATGGTTGAGGCAGGCTTCTTCAAGAAAAGGTGCTTGCACAGGTTGCGACTTAGATTTTGACAAATTTAGCATGTGGTGGTGGGGAAGGTTGAAAATATTTAGAATCCTTTTGATCCTTCCTACCTAGGACACAACTGCAATATCTGCATAATTAACCAAATATCAATTGATAATGAAAACTATTGAATATGTTGTGCCAAGAATTATGTTCTCCTCTCTATTTGTTGAGATACAACCTGAACACAGGCGAACTACAACACCATACATCTGCATCTTTAATAAGAAACCTGCTCATGACAGGCAGTTTTATATTATGATGATACTTACAGTTGGTTTTGGAAAGAGTTAATTAGAGGAGGATTTTGCTAAACAACAGGCTGTTTATATTCCACACGAACTAAACATCTCCTCTGAGGTTTTCTTCcttttaaccttttttttttcaaaaaaataaaggtACTTGGAGGAAAGGATCTGGCTAAATTGAATGATGCCATATAGTGAATGCACAACCATAACAAGTCTATAAGGTAAATCCTTTCTAAAGTAAACGATATTAAACAAGTGTATGTTAATAAACGATAAACTTTCATTAGGGCGTGGAGAAGTTTTCTAAAGTAAAATAAACGGAAggttttaaaatattactaaTCCATCAATTTGATAAgttaaaaatagttaaaaagGTTTTAAAGCCTCTGCAAACCATCTCTTCTTTAAATAACGTTCCttccaaataataaaaaaccttGTAATAGAAtcgaaattataaaaataaagtaaaattttctaaaaacctGTGGACGTGATGGAAATCCTCTCAAAACAATAGAATGGAGCACATCGGAATTTTATAATAGGCAGACTTATATCATGGCCTCGTCGTTCTGCAATAAAATGAAACGAACACTttgacccaaaaaaaaaataataaaaggaatTGAAATCTATGACGATCACGAATGTATCATTAAGGAATGCCACATTTCGCTGGCACTCATCAGCACCAACTTATCAACAAATCGATTCTCTAAGTGCATGCAATCGTCAAGAATTAGTGTTAAGTGCTCTGACCATCATCACCACTTTGATTTGCTAGGGCACGTATCAAATTATTCTCAAGTGCACGAtatcaacatgaaataaaatACAGAGAAAAACAAAATTGCTTACCCGACACATTTTCATTCTGTCCTAAATTAAATAAACCTTACAAGCAGAGTAATACTTCCCGAACATCATATAACCTAAAGCCACAAACAAACCATGAATCATAACAGTAGAAATTCACTCTCAGACGATAGCATTGGCAGCACTAGCAATCCTTGGCCACAAATCAGCACATTCTTTTCCAATGGGCCCAGTAATAGCAGATCCTACAGTCATTGGAAAcaaatattttgtttatttatttattttctgataTAAAGCAAGAACAGTACAACATACTCCATCCAAAATCCCTTGAGAACTCCAAGATACAAACAACCCTGACACTGCAACTTTAATTATAGATCTCTCCTTGAACCTATAACCATAGAGGTATATTGTTTCAAATGAACACACAAATTATGACATGCTCTGaaactgcttttttttttttgtcctccCAAGTTTATGCACCATCATTTATAAAATTGGTAATCTTTCAATGAATTGCATCTTATAACAAAGTCATTCCCAAATCCCTAAACATGAAATTGAAAGTTTAGAATCCCATTTTAAAAAAGCAAGAATCATATCGCTGAGAGAATAGGACACCAAATAAGTGAAAATAGAAGTTGGAAAAGTAATTAgctttgatcaaaatcaatgaTTTTCATTAGCAATCCAAAGCACATTATTTtcgtattataattatatataaataaataaatattcagtACCTTTCATCTCTCCCTTGGGATTCACAATGACACCAGCATTGTCTGCAAAAACAAGAAACTAGGACTTAGAAACTTGAAAATTTTCCTCCCTAAGAATGGGGGAAATGCAGACAACAGAAGGCAAAATAATAACAGTACCAAATTAAACATAACGTACTAACGACAATTATGAACTACTTTCCACATCAAAGTCCAACACAACAACAAGATCAATCATAGCAACCACATACACAAAAGGCAGAATGAAAGCAAGAGGAAGCTTTGAATTCACTTgtctctctttattttttccAGGTAGTCACATATATTATCAGGTCGCTACGCAGGAAGTCAACCAGTATAACTCGATCAAACACCAATAAGAACCCATGGAAGCATAACATGAGAGAAGTAAGCTCTTtagaagaaacaaaaagaacgCAACTTATGAAAGGAGAAAAGCATGACCCTGCTGCAATTCATTAATTTCAGATATACTAGAAAACCAAGATCATTTGCACTTCTTATAGGCTATTTAATTTCACTAAACCTGATTTAGAGCATACCCTCCTGCGATAAATTAGAGAATTTACTGGGAGACAGGTGGAACAATGCTAAAGAAGCAAATCATGCTGTTTACAACTggcaatttattttatatatgctTCTAATTATAAGTGGATAATAAATCAACATGGCCACTCCATATCAAGAAGCAACAAGAACACTAaccaggaaaaaaaaagaagctagAAAGCGCAATCTTGACAACATGCTCTATTTAAACGCAGAATCTACCAAAAACTAAATTGTAAACCTCAAAATCAAGCAAAGCGCAACTGAGCAGTAGCAGAAAAGGGGCGAACCTTCAAAATACATGTAGACGCCATCCTTTCTACGCCAGGGCTTACGCTGCCTGACGATGACGGCTGGCATGACCTTCTTCCTGAGATCTGGCTTCCCTTTCTTCACGGTGGCCATCACCATGTCTCCAACGCAAGCCGATGGCAAGCGGTTGAGGCGGCCCTTGATTCCTTTCACCGAAATGATGTACAGATTCTTCGCTCCAGTGTTATCGGCACAGTTCACCGTCGCTGCGACTGGCAGACCCAGCGACATCCTGAACTTGTTCCCAGCAGATCCACCTCTTCCTAAAAAATAACAACAAAAGTTTAAAAAGCGAATACTAATAATCGTTTATGGAGTTTGTTTGACAAGTGAGAAAACGAGGGAAAATCAGGCTCTACCTCGCTTCGACATTTTGTGCTGTCTCTAGCTATGACCTCACTGGAAAAGCAGAAAGGATGTGCCACATACCGTAGGTCGTGCATATATTTGCTCTAGGGTTTTGACTACTTACTATTGCACGGCACCGTTTCAGTGTATCTCGACGCTGTCGTTTGAATCCCAAGATTTCTTTATAGATAAAAATTTACCGTTTTATCCCTTTTCGGTTAATACCAGGCTGCCTTTGCTAACGAATAACGATGCACTGCCCTGCCTCTGCTCCCTCCCTCTGCTTCCTCGTTCCAA
This genomic interval from Manihot esculenta cultivar AM560-2 chromosome 12, M.esculenta_v8, whole genome shotgun sequence contains the following:
- the LOC110628477 gene encoding 60S ribosomal protein L23 encodes the protein MSKRGRGGSAGNKFRMSLGLPVAATVNCADNTGAKNLYIISVKGIKGRLNRLPSACVGDMVMATVKKGKPDLRKKVMPAVIVRQRKPWRRKDGVYMYFEDNAGVIVNPKGEMKGSAITGPIGKECADLWPRIASAANAIV